A window of the Arachis duranensis cultivar V14167 chromosome 5, aradu.V14167.gnm2.J7QH, whole genome shotgun sequence genome harbors these coding sequences:
- the LOC127747420 gene encoding putative disease resistance protein RGA4 translates to MAESLLQMVIENLQAFVQDELATLWGVHSQIQELSGNLAAIHAVLQDAEDKQIRERAVKLWLQKLSDAAHVLDDILDECSIESNRLHSEQCLTRLDPVTIMFRRDIGKRMKEMVDRFRQIDEKRRRFELRGRVLERQQEDEAWRQTCSGITEHKIYGREQDTENIVEFLSRSADSSNDLSVYPIVGMGGLGKTTLVQRVYNDNKVIKHFDLRIWVCVSTEFNTMRILESIVESTSGHNPNLSTLEALKNKVQEILLGKRYLLVLDDVWSTDKWEDLKSVLLCGGGTKGAAVLVTTRVESVASVMGTCPAHHLSPLSEDDNWLLFKYHEFGSDKVERTELVAIGKEIVKKCGGSPLASKALGSLLHNKKEEIQWVNVLESKFWDILEDDAIIVRALKISYFHLKLSLRQCFAFCAIFPEDFRMEKEQLIHLWMANGLIKSKGKLEIEDVGNEAWEELCQRSFFQEVEIDELGRTTFKMHDLFHELAQSIMGEECRVYDESASLTNLSTRVHHVTCLKPESEVNMDPFKKAESLRSMINLLPLDDHHNLRGLPPFYSLRALRTNASQLSALKSLTHLRYLNLRRSGITTLPECVSRLQKLQILKLEDCLNLSCLPKHLTQLKDLRHLLIEECHSLVEMPPNIGELKCLRTLNLFIVDKKEGHGLSELRNLQLGGKLRIKGLENVLNEGDARDANLSAKKNLEKLYLSWDSSDSRRVANAERILEALEPPSNLKSFGMNGYSGVELPSWMQNTSILSSLVMVILYDCKNCKHLPPLGKLPHLTVLYVSGMKDVKCIDEESYDGVDEKAFKSLKDLTFNLERTGSISTLLSCTIPSKFERDGTRQKSRNASSSF, encoded by the coding sequence ATGGCTGAATCTCTACTTCAAATGGTGATTGAAAACTTGCAAGCTTTTGTTCAGGACGAGCTTGCAACTCTTTGGGGAGTCCACTCGCAGATTCAAGAGCTGTCAGGGAACCTTGCTGCAATCCATGCAGTGCTCCAAGATGCTGAAGATAAGCAGATCAGAGAGCGTGCTGTGAAGCTTTGGCTGCAGAAGCTTTCAGATGCAGCACACGTGCTTGATGATATCTTAGATGAATGTTCAATAGAGTCCAACCGTCTACACAGTGAGCAGTGCTTAACTCGTCTTGATCCTGTGACGATTATGTTTCGTCGGGACATCGGTAAGAGGATGAAAGAGATGGTTGACAGGTTTCGTCAAATTGATGAAAAAAGGAGAAGGTTTGAGTTGCGTGGAAGAGTTCTAGAGAGGCAACAAGAAGATGAAGCATGGCGCCAGACATGTTCTGGTATCACTGAGCACAAGATCTATGGAAGGGAGCAAGACACAGAAAATATTGTGGAGTTTCTTTCAAGGAGTGCTGATAGCAGTAACGACCTCTCTGTTTATCCAATTGTTGGCATGGGGGGCCTTGGAAAAACAACACTTGTCCAACGGGTTTACAATGACAACAAGGTAATTAAACATTTCGATCTGAGAATTTGGGTTTGTGTTTCCACTGAATTCAATACCATGAGAATTCTAGAGTCCATTGTGGAATCTACAAGTGGACATAACCCAAACCTCTCTACTTTAGAAGCACTGAAAAACAAAGTTCAAGAAATACTGCTAGGCAAAAGGTATTTACTTGTTCTAGACGATGTGTGGAGCACGGACAAATGGGAGGACTTGAAGTCTGTTTTGCTTTGCGGTGGTGGAACAAAAGGTGCTGCAGTTTTGGTCACTACCCGAGTTGAGAGTGTTGCATCTGTCATGGGAACATGCCCTGCTCATCACTTGTCACCATTATCTGAGGATGACAATTGGTTATTGTTCAAATACCATGAATTTGGATCAGACAAAGTGGAGCGCACAGAGCTTGTGGCAATAGGCAAGGAGATTGTAAAGAAATGTGGTGGTTCCCCTCTTGCATCTAAAGCACTTGGAAGCCTTTTGCACAATAAAAAGGAGGAAATACAGTGGGTGAATGTATTGGAAAGCAAGTTTTGGGACATACTTGAGGATGATGCTATTATTGTACGTGCTTTGAAAATCAGCTACTTCCATTTGAAGTTGTCATTAAGACAATGCTTTGCTTTTTGTGCCATTTTCCCCGAAGATTTTCGAATGGAAAAGGAACAACTTATTCATCTTTGGATGGCCAATGGTTTGATCAAATCCAAAGGGAAGTTGGAGATTGAGGATGTTGGTAATGAGGCTTGGGAGGAATTATGTCAGAGGTCATTTTTCCAAGAAGTTGAGATTGATGAATTGGGAAGAACTACATTCAAGATGCATGATTTATTTCATGAACTTGCCCAATCCATAATGGGAGAAGAGTGCAGAGTTTATGATGAGTCTGCAAGCTTGACCAATTTGTCTACAAGGGTCCACCATGTCACTTGTTTAAAACCAGAGTCGGAGGTAAACATGGATCCTTTCAAGAAAGCTGAATCCTTGAGGAGTATGATTAATCTTCTTCCATTAGATGATCATCACAATCTTCGTGGGTTGCCACCATTCTATTCTCTCCGTGCACTACGTACAAATGCTTCTCAACTCTCAGCACTGAAGAGTTTAACGCATTTGAGGTACCTGAATCTGCGTAGGAGTGGTATCACAACACTGCCTGAATGTGTTTCGCGGTTACAAAAATTGCAGATTCTGAAGTTAGAAGACTGTCTAAATCTTTCTTGTTTGCCCAAACACTTAACACAATTGAAGGATCTTAGACATCTCCTAATTGAAGAGTGTCATTCATTAGTAGAGATGCCTCCGAATATCGGCGAGTTGAAATGTTTGAGAACATTGAATCTTTTTATTGTGGATAAAAAGGAAGGGCATGGGTTATCAGAGTTGCGTAATTTACAGCTTGGAGGCAAACTACGCATCAAGGGGCTTGAAAATGTCTTAAATGAGGGTGATGCTAGAGATGCTAATTTGAGTGCTAAGAAGAACTTGGAAAAGTTATACCTGTCATGGGACTCCTCTGATTCAAGGCGTGTTGCCAATGCTGAGAGAATACTTGAAGCCCTTGAGCCTCCCTCCAATCTCAAGAGTTTTGGGATGAATGGTTACAGCGGAGTAGAGTTGCCTAGCTGGATGCAAAATACTTCAATTCTTTCCAGCTTAGTTATGGTGATACTCTATGATTGCAAGAACTGCAAGCACCTTCCCCCGCTTGGTAAACTACCACATTTAACCGTTCTTTATGTATCTGGAATGAAAGATGTGAAGTGCATCGATGAGGAATCGTATGATGGCGTGGATGAGAAGGCATTCAAATCGTTGAAGGACCTGACCTTTAATTTAGAAAGAACTGGAAGCATTTCTACTCTTTTGTCTTGTACCATCCCTTCCAAGTTTGAAAGGGATGGTACAAGACAAAAGAGTAGAAATGCTTCCAGTTCTTTCTAA
- the LOC107486997 gene encoding putative disease resistance protein RGA3 produces the protein MCIAFSPISELSFVLAFQMAESLLQMVIENLQAFVQDELATLWGVHSQIQELSGNLAAIHAVVQDAEEKQIRERAVKLWLQKLSDAAHVLDDILDECSIESNRLHSEQCLTRLDPVTIMFRRDIGKRMKEMVDRFRQIDEERRRFELRGRVPERQQEDEAWRQTCSGITEHNIYGREQDTENILEFLSRSADSSNDLSVYPIVGMGGLGKTTLVRWVYNDKKVIEHFHMRIWVCVSTEFNTMRILESIVESTSGHNPNLSTLEALKNKVQEILLGKRYLLVLDDMWSTDKWEDLKSVLLCGGGTKGAAVLVTTRVESVASVMGTCPAHRLSPLSEDDNWLLFKYHAFGSDKVERTELVAIGKEIVKKCGGSPLASKALGSLLRNKKEEIQWVNVLESKFWDILEDDAIIVRALKISYFNLKLSLRQCFAFCAIFPEDFRMEKEQLIHLWIANGLIKSKGRLEIEDVGNEAWEELCQRSFFQEVEIDELGRTTFKMHDLFHELAQSIMGEECRVYDESASLTNLSTRVHHVTCLKPEAEVNMDPFKKAESLRSMINLLPLDDHNLCGLPPFNSLRALRTNASQLSALKSLTHLRYLNLRRSGITTLPECVSRLQKLQILKLEDCLNLSCLPKHLTQLKDLRHLLIEECHSLVEMPSNIGELKCLRTLNLFIVDKKEGHGLSELRDLQLGGKLRIKGLENVLNEGDARDANLSAKKNLEKLYLSWDSSDSRRVANAERILEALEPPSNLKSFGMNGYSGVELPSWMQNTSILSSLVMVILYDCKNCKHLPPLGKLPHLTVLYVSGMKDVKYIDDDSYDGVNQKAFKSLKYL, from the coding sequence ATGTGCATAGCATTCAGTCCAATATCTGAGCTTTCATTCGTTCTAGCTTTTCAAATGGCTGAATCTCTACTTCAAATGGTGATTGAAAACTTGCAAGCTTTTGTTCAGGACGAGCTTGCAACTCTTTGGGGCGTCCACTCTCAGATTCAAGAGCTGTCAGGGAACCTTGCTGCAATCCATGCAGTGGTCCAAGATGCTGAAGAGAAGCAGATCAGAGAGCGTGCTGTGAAGCTTTGGCTGCAGAAGCTTTCAGATGCAGCACACGTGCTTGATGATATCTTAGATGAATGTTCAATAGAGTCCAATCGTCTACACAGTGAGCAGTGCTTAACTCGTCTTGATCCTGTGACAATTATGTTTCGTCGGGACATCGGTAAGAGGATGAAAGAGATGGTTGACAGGTTTCGTCAAATTgatgaagaaaggagaaggttTGAATTGCGTGGAAGAGTTCCAGAGAGGCAACAAGAAGATGAAGCATGGCGCCAGACATGTTCTGGTATCACTGAGCACAACATCTATGGAAGGGAGCAAGACACAGAAAATATTCTGGAGTTTCTTTCAAGGAGTGCTGATAGCAGTAACGACCTCTCTGTTTATCCAATTGTTGGCATGGGTGGCCTTGGAAAAACAACACTTGTCCGATGGGTTTACAACGACAAGAAGGTAATTGAACATTTCCATATGAGAATTTGGGTTTGTGTTTCCACTGAATTCAATACCATGAGAATTCTAGAGTCCATTGTGGAATCTACAAGTGGACATAACCCGAACCTATCTACTTTAGAAGCACTGAAAAACAAAGTTCAAGAAATACTGCTAGGCAAAAGGTATTTACTTGTTCTAGACGATATGTGGAGCACGGACAAATGGGAGGACTTGAAGTCTGTTTTGCTTTGCGGAGGTGGAACAAAAGGTGCTGCAGTTTTGGTTACTACCCGAGTTGAGAGTGTTGCATCTGTCATGGGAACATGCCCTGCTCATCGCTTGTCACCATTATCGGAGGATGACAATTGGTTATTGTTCAAATACCATGCATTTGGATCAGACAAAGTGGAGCGCACAGAGCTTGTGGCAATAGGCAAGGAGATTGTAAAGAAATGTGGTGGTTCCCCTCTTGCATCTAAAGCACTTGGAAGCCTTTTGCGCAATAAAAAGGAGGAAATACAGTGGGTGAATGTATTGGAGAGTAAGTTTTGGGACATACTTGAGGATGATGCTATTATTGTACGTGCTTTGAAAATCAGCTACTTCAATTTGAAGTTGTCATTAAGACAATGCTTTGCTTTTTGTGCCATTTTCCCCGAAGATTTTCGAATGGAAAAGGAGCAACTTATTCATCTTTGGATTGCCAATGGCTTGATCAAATCCAAAGGGAGGTTGGAGATTGAGGATGTTGGTAATGAGGCTTGGGAGGAATTATGTCAGAGGTCATTTTTCCAAGAAGTTGAGATTGATGAATTGGGAAGAACTACATTCAAGATGCATGATTTATTTCATGAACTTGCCCAATCTATAATGGGAGAAGAGTGCAGAGTTTATGATGAGTCTGCAAGCTTGACCAATTTGTCTACAAGGGTCCACCATGTCACTTGTTTAAAACCAGAGGCGGAGGTAAACATGGATCCCTTCAAGAAAGCTGAGTCCTTGAGGAGTATGATTAATCTTCTTCCATTAGATGATCACAATCTTTGTGGTTTGCCACCATTCAATTCTCTCCGTGCACTACGTACGAATGCTTCTCAACTCTCAGCACTGAAGAGTTTAACGCATTTGAGGTACCTAAATCTGCGTAGGAGCGGTATCACAACACTGCCTGAATGTGTTTCGAGGTTACAAAAATTGCAGATTCTGAAGTTAGAAGACTGTCTAAATCTTTCTTGTTTGCCCAAACACTTAACACAATTGAAGGATCTTAGACATCTCCTAATTGAAGAGTGTCATTCATTAGTAGAGATGCCTTCGAATATCGGCGAGTTGAAATGTTTGAGAACATTGAATCTTTTTATTGTGGATAAAAAGGAAGGGCATGGGTTATCAGAGTTGCGTGATTTACAGCTTGGAGGCAAACTACGCATCAAGGGGCTTGAAAATGTCTTAAATGAGGGTGATGCTAGAGATGCTAATTTGAGTGCTAAGAAGAACTTGGAAAAGTTATACCTGTCATGGGACTCCTCTGATTCAAGGCGTGTTGCCAATGCTGAGAGAATACTTGAAGCCCTTGAGCCTCCCTCCAATCTCAAGAGTTTTGGGATGAATGGTTACAGCGGAGTAGAGTTGCCTAGCTGGATGCAAAATACTTCAATTCTTTCCAGCTTAGTTATGGTGATACTCTATGATTGCAAGAACTGCAAGCACCTTCCTCCGCTGGGTAAATTACCACATTTAACTGTTCTTTATGTATCTGGAATGAAAGATGTGAAGTACATTGATGATGACTCTTATGATGGCGTGAATCAGAAGGCTTTTAAGTCGTTGAAGTACCTG